The following proteins are co-located in the Echinicola sp. 20G genome:
- a CDS encoding mechanosensitive ion channel family protein, with amino-acid sequence MKLFLLGIAFVFTNNLFGRQAMVEDPLQSISDTVSYLNLSSPYHTTLTFFHNLEEENYKPGLAAKTLGGYEMDTDDAIKQVVKLKQIFDGRGVYVDMDDVPNEPQYADSAHSYQQKFYFDTHRLPQIFLEKVGDDWKFSRFTVSQINEIHKETYPYGTDKLLNLLPKIGQQKYFGLHLWQLVGIFILLLFVFTAHKLFTFIVDRGLFHASKSVGYMHVAEKYLLPVARVISIYFIVLLMDIFIRVLQLPIEIVSWIALLLNAAKPFIITIVFYKLADLLSAYFERQADKTESNLDDQLVPLARKTLKAFVIVIGSLFILKEGLQVDIWPFLTGLSIGGLAFALAAQDTIKNFFGSVMIFIDKPFQVGDWITSGDVDGTVEEVGFRSTRVRTFRNSLMYIPNGRIADATIDNHGLRQYRRFYSTITVTYDTPPELINVFVDGLREIVKSHPKTRKDYYNVYFNNMSAFSLDIMFYVFFEVPTWGDELQARHEVLIQIVKLAKELGVNFAFPTQTLHMETFPEKEGLSPIYEDNIDTYKKRLDAFIQKEMQKK; translated from the coding sequence ATGAAGCTTTTCCTCCTTGGGATAGCGTTTGTTTTTACCAATAATCTTTTTGGGCGGCAGGCCATGGTTGAAGATCCCCTTCAATCTATTAGTGATACAGTTTCTTATTTAAACTTGTCTTCACCTTACCATACCACCTTGACTTTCTTTCACAACTTGGAAGAAGAGAATTATAAGCCCGGTTTAGCAGCCAAGACCTTGGGCGGTTATGAAATGGATACTGATGATGCCATCAAACAGGTGGTCAAATTGAAGCAGATCTTTGATGGGAGAGGGGTATATGTAGATATGGATGATGTTCCCAACGAACCTCAATATGCCGATTCAGCTCACAGCTATCAGCAAAAATTCTACTTTGACACCCATAGGCTTCCACAGATATTTTTGGAGAAGGTAGGGGATGATTGGAAGTTTTCCCGCTTTACAGTCTCTCAAATTAATGAAATACACAAAGAGACTTATCCTTACGGTACAGATAAACTGCTGAATTTATTGCCAAAGATTGGGCAGCAGAAATATTTTGGGCTACACTTATGGCAATTGGTTGGGATATTTATTTTGTTGCTGTTTGTTTTTACTGCACATAAGCTTTTTACTTTCATTGTCGATAGGGGGCTTTTTCATGCTTCTAAAAGTGTGGGTTACATGCATGTGGCCGAGAAGTATTTACTGCCTGTCGCCAGGGTAATCAGTATTTATTTTATTGTGCTGCTGATGGATATTTTTATCCGTGTCTTACAATTGCCTATTGAAATCGTTTCTTGGATTGCTTTGCTGCTGAATGCCGCAAAACCCTTTATCATCACCATAGTTTTTTATAAGCTTGCGGATTTGCTTTCTGCGTATTTTGAAAGGCAAGCTGACAAGACAGAATCCAATTTGGATGATCAATTAGTGCCTTTGGCTAGAAAGACCTTAAAGGCTTTTGTGATAGTAATTGGCTCCCTTTTTATTTTGAAAGAGGGCTTACAAGTGGATATTTGGCCTTTTTTGACAGGTCTATCTATCGGTGGTCTGGCCTTTGCTTTGGCCGCCCAAGATACCATTAAGAATTTCTTTGGATCGGTAATGATTTTTATTGACAAGCCATTTCAAGTGGGTGACTGGATTACCAGTGGAGATGTGGACGGTACTGTTGAAGAAGTTGGCTTTAGATCGACCAGAGTAAGGACTTTTCGGAATTCTCTGATGTACATTCCCAATGGTCGTATTGCTGATGCCACAATTGATAATCATGGTTTGAGGCAATATCGAAGGTTCTATTCGACCATAACAGTTACTTACGACACGCCACCTGAGTTGATCAATGTTTTTGTGGACGGTTTGAGGGAAATTGTGAAAAGCCACCCTAAGACCAGAAAAGATTATTACAATGTATACTTTAACAACATGTCTGCATTCAGTTTGGACATCATGTTTTATGTGTTTTTTGAGGTGCCTACTTGGGGGGATGAGCTTCAGGCTAGACATGAGGTGTTGATCCAAATTGTGAAATTGGCCAAGGAACTAGGAGTCAATTTTGCATTCCCTACGCAAACATTGCATATGGAAACATTCCCGGAAAAGGAAGGACTGTCTCCTATTTATGAAGATAACATCGATACTTATAAGAAAAGACTGGATGCGTTTATCCAAAAGGAGATGCAGAAGAAGTAA
- a CDS encoding TVP38/TMEM64 family protein, with the protein MPIQSISLFHRLKLIYKDSPAMAFALLWVMIIPIVGSSLLLSFLYETDTSSLRETNFLVGFGLTLIGSIMMGFAFCPTTLLALITGFFWGWTVFPFLVISYSLASLLGYFVGLKLDHNSLGILLENYPKAAQVVQEKRSKMGTLIFFVRISPVIPFALSNLLFALLRTGWKNVLIYGLFGMLPRTVMAFGMGVMAESILEALSNRKGSLEGFLFLALLVLSIWGIIRFFRSDRSKT; encoded by the coding sequence ATGCCCATTCAAAGCATCAGCCTTTTCCATCGCTTAAAGTTAATTTACAAAGATAGCCCAGCCATGGCCTTTGCCCTGTTGTGGGTGATGATCATACCCATTGTTGGAAGCTCTCTTTTGCTTAGTTTTCTTTATGAAACCGACACATCTTCTCTGAGGGAAACCAACTTCCTTGTAGGTTTTGGGCTAACATTAATCGGTAGTATCATGATGGGATTCGCTTTTTGCCCTACCACTTTATTGGCTCTAATCACTGGTTTTTTTTGGGGTTGGACTGTCTTTCCTTTTTTGGTTATTTCCTATTCTCTGGCTAGCCTTTTAGGCTACTTTGTTGGGCTAAAACTAGACCACAACAGCTTGGGTATTCTTCTAGAAAATTACCCAAAAGCTGCCCAAGTAGTACAAGAAAAAAGAAGTAAAATGGGCACTTTAATATTCTTTGTCAGGATTAGCCCGGTTATTCCTTTCGCACTGTCCAATTTACTCTTTGCCTTGCTCCGAACTGGCTGGAAAAATGTCTTGATTTATGGACTTTTCGGTATGCTCCCCAGAACTGTAATGGCCTTTGGAATGGGAGTTATGGCTGAATCAATTTTAGAAGCCCTGTCAAACAGAAAAGGAAGCCTTGAAGGCTTCCTTTTCTTAGCTTTGCTTGTCCTGAGCATTTGGGGGATTATCCGTTTTTTTAGATCAGACCGCTCCAAAACCTAG
- a CDS encoding PLP-dependent aspartate aminotransferase family protein: MKFGTKVIHAGVEPDPSTGAIMTPIFQTSTYVQKSPGQHKGYEYSRTHNPTRTALQNSIAALENGKYGLCFSSGLGAIDAVIKLLSPGDEVISTNDLYGGSYRIFTKVFAKYGIKFHFVPMDDPASIEKYINDNTRLIWAETPTNPMMNIVDIKGLAAIAQKHDVLLGVDNTFATPYLQNPLDLGADLVMHSVTKYLAGHSDVVMGALVVNNDKLAEDLAFIQNSCGATPGPQDCFLVLRGIKTLHLRMERHCQNGKTIAGYLRNHPKVDKVFWPGFEDHPNHDIAVEQMRGFGGMISFSTIGDKLEDAMTVLKNLHYFSLAESLGGVESLCGHPASMTHASIPKAEREKVGLTDSLIRLSVGVEDAEDLKNDLAAALGKI; encoded by the coding sequence ATGAAATTTGGAACGAAAGTAATTCATGCAGGCGTAGAGCCTGATCCATCTACTGGTGCCATCATGACACCGATATTTCAGACTTCCACTTATGTACAAAAGTCTCCAGGTCAGCATAAGGGCTATGAGTATTCCAGGACTCATAATCCTACTCGGACAGCCCTTCAAAATAGCATTGCTGCTTTGGAAAATGGGAAGTATGGTTTGTGTTTTTCTTCCGGATTAGGGGCGATTGATGCGGTTATCAAACTTTTGAGTCCAGGTGATGAAGTGATCAGTACCAATGATCTATATGGTGGATCTTACAGGATTTTCACCAAGGTGTTTGCTAAATATGGGATCAAATTCCATTTCGTACCGATGGACGATCCAGCTTCCATAGAAAAATATATCAATGATAATACCCGTCTGATTTGGGCAGAAACGCCTACCAATCCCATGATGAACATCGTTGATATCAAAGGTTTGGCGGCCATAGCCCAAAAACATGATGTTTTATTGGGAGTAGACAATACTTTTGCAACTCCTTATTTGCAAAACCCGCTTGACCTTGGAGCAGATTTGGTCATGCACTCGGTTACCAAATATTTGGCTGGCCACTCTGATGTGGTGATGGGAGCACTGGTGGTGAACAATGATAAGCTGGCGGAGGATTTGGCCTTTATTCAAAATTCATGTGGAGCAACTCCTGGGCCTCAAGATTGCTTTTTGGTGTTGAGAGGAATCAAGACACTACACTTGAGAATGGAAAGGCATTGTCAAAACGGAAAAACCATTGCAGGTTACCTAAGGAACCACCCTAAAGTGGACAAGGTTTTTTGGCCAGGTTTTGAAGATCATCCCAATCACGATATTGCAGTTGAACAAATGAGGGGTTTTGGAGGCATGATTTCTTTTAGCACCATTGGAGACAAACTGGAGGATGCCATGACGGTTTTGAAGAATCTTCATTATTTCTCTCTAGCAGAATCTTTGGGGGGAGTGGAATCCCTATGTGGTCACCCTGCTTCGATGACCCATGCCAGCATTCCAAAAGCCGAAAGGGAAAAGGTTGGGTTGACTGATTCTTTGATCCGACTAAGTGTAGGAGTGGAAGATGCAGAAGATCTTAAAAATGACTTGGCCGCTGCGCTGGGTAAAATCTAA
- a CDS encoding Smr/MutS family protein: MNIGDKVRLLHGNEEGTITKISGSGRIEIEIEDGFRIPAMKNEVVVIHETEKQYFGGEKISPDKEAPLKAVKSPQMDAGLYLSYVPINDKDLSLHLINNSEKDYVFVASEVFGDNSKTLASGTIAAKTSKKMDEKSIPQFEKWPTLFLQFIPINHQAEKTLPPFEKKVKFKASSFFKSQSTAPVTGKKGYLFAIDQQVKTLDIQQLNKELNKGKAEEVTSKQFKRPEKQIDLHIEKLTQEHELMSNTEMLKLQLETFEKNLNYAIASGMDEITFIHGLGNGVLRKEIHKYLSQLENIKYFQDTQKSRFGYGATLVRIN, translated from the coding sequence ATGAATATAGGAGACAAAGTGCGCTTGTTGCACGGAAACGAAGAAGGTACCATCACCAAAATTTCCGGAAGCGGTAGGATTGAAATAGAAATCGAAGATGGTTTCCGGATTCCAGCCATGAAAAACGAGGTGGTGGTCATTCATGAAACTGAAAAACAATATTTCGGAGGAGAAAAAATCTCACCAGATAAAGAAGCTCCATTAAAGGCTGTTAAGAGCCCTCAAATGGATGCTGGTTTATACCTTAGCTATGTCCCCATAAACGACAAAGACCTCAGCCTTCACCTGATCAACAACAGTGAAAAGGATTATGTATTTGTCGCTTCGGAAGTTTTTGGAGACAACTCCAAAACGTTGGCTTCAGGAACCATTGCTGCCAAAACTTCAAAAAAAATGGATGAAAAATCCATTCCTCAGTTTGAAAAGTGGCCCACCCTTTTCCTCCAGTTTATCCCCATAAACCATCAAGCAGAAAAAACGCTTCCCCCATTTGAAAAAAAGGTGAAATTCAAAGCTTCCTCATTTTTCAAAAGTCAAAGCACCGCACCTGTAACAGGAAAAAAAGGCTACTTATTTGCGATTGACCAGCAAGTAAAAACGCTGGACATCCAACAGTTGAACAAGGAGCTTAACAAGGGGAAAGCAGAAGAAGTCACCTCAAAGCAATTCAAAAGACCAGAAAAACAAATTGATCTGCACATTGAAAAGTTAACCCAAGAGCATGAGTTGATGAGCAACACAGAAATGCTCAAACTTCAGCTAGAGACCTTTGAAAAAAACCTTAATTATGCGATCGCCTCAGGCATGGATGAAATCACTTTTATCCATGGACTGGGCAATGGAGTATTGAGAAAAGAAATCCATAAATACCTGAGCCAATTGGAAAATATTAAGTATTTTCAGGATACCCAAAAGAGCCGGTTTGGATATGGTGCTACTCTTGTACGTATAAACTAG
- a CDS encoding deoxyribodipyrimidine photo-lyase: protein MKEKITLYWMRRDLRLEDNTALYYACQNEENVLPVFIFDSQILNELEDKKDARVEFILQELKKVNQSLQEKGSTILTRVGKPVEVFKTLIEQYNVQNVYTNRDYEPYAISRDKAVEKLLKDQKIDFFDFKDQVIFEKDEILNESGSFYKVYTPYKNTWLQKFNANPPSLHQINYKKLYQTDHQNLPELNELGFEATDIQLPALEIDKELIKTYDQNRDIPALDHTSRLGIHLRFGTVSVRQLALEVKKLNEVFLSELIWREFFMMILYHNPQVIDESFKSKYDQIPWRNNEEEFSKWCEGQTGYPIVDAGMRELNQTGHMHNRVRMIVASFLTKHLLIDWRWGEAYFAKKLLDYELASNNGNWQWAAGTGTDAQPYFRIFNPSSQVKKFDKDLKYIKKWVKEYGSDQYPDPIVDHKMARERALKTYKSALEK from the coding sequence ATGAAGGAAAAAATCACACTCTATTGGATGAGAAGAGACCTGAGGCTTGAAGACAATACAGCACTCTATTATGCCTGTCAAAATGAAGAAAATGTCCTTCCGGTTTTTATTTTTGATTCCCAAATTTTAAATGAGCTGGAAGATAAAAAAGACGCCAGGGTAGAATTTATTCTCCAAGAACTTAAGAAAGTCAACCAATCACTCCAAGAGAAAGGCTCTACTATTTTAACCAGGGTCGGAAAACCTGTTGAGGTTTTTAAAACCCTTATAGAGCAATATAACGTCCAAAACGTTTACACCAACAGGGATTATGAACCTTATGCTATTTCTCGAGACAAGGCCGTTGAAAAGCTTCTAAAAGATCAAAAAATAGACTTCTTTGATTTTAAGGACCAGGTGATCTTTGAGAAAGATGAAATCTTGAATGAAAGCGGAAGTTTTTACAAAGTTTATACCCCTTATAAAAATACATGGCTACAAAAATTCAATGCAAATCCTCCTTCTCTTCATCAGATCAATTACAAAAAGCTTTATCAAACCGATCATCAAAACCTTCCAGAACTGAATGAGCTAGGTTTTGAAGCGACAGATATCCAGCTTCCTGCTTTGGAAATTGACAAGGAGCTGATAAAAACTTATGACCAAAACCGGGATATCCCAGCACTTGATCATACTTCAAGACTTGGTATTCACCTCCGCTTTGGCACCGTCAGTGTAAGGCAGTTAGCCCTCGAGGTCAAAAAATTAAACGAGGTTTTCCTTAGTGAATTGATCTGGAGGGAGTTTTTCATGATGATTCTTTATCACAATCCTCAGGTAATAGACGAATCCTTTAAATCAAAATATGACCAAATTCCGTGGAGAAACAATGAAGAGGAATTCTCTAAATGGTGTGAAGGCCAAACAGGTTATCCAATTGTTGATGCCGGCATGAGGGAGCTCAACCAAACCGGTCATATGCATAATCGGGTCAGAATGATTGTGGCAAGTTTCTTAACCAAGCATCTTTTAATTGACTGGCGTTGGGGAGAAGCGTATTTTGCGAAGAAATTACTGGATTACGAATTGGCCTCCAACAATGGCAACTGGCAATGGGCTGCTGGAACTGGAACGGATGCCCAACCCTACTTCAGGATTTTCAACCCATCATCCCAAGTCAAAAAGTTTGACAAAGACTTAAAATATATTAAAAAGTGGGTCAAAGAATATGGTAGTGACCAATATCCTGATCCAATAGTAGACCATAAAATGGCTCGTGAGCGAGCATTGAAAACTTACAAATCTGCATTAGAAAAATGA
- a CDS encoding translocation/assembly module TamB domain-containing protein, which yields MLRVAVFLLLIIILAAIALQIPSIQTSATQFLAEQLSKNTGFETKIQKVNIRWWDAINLKGLTVHDPKDSLMADLQDVYIDFSLRGLLNSNEPGLDEIQLKGGQLRFLTHPDEDLPNISLFINQINGFLGKRKKQKTTSTSQFSIDRMSFEGTSLDIFDLRKTPIVDGFDYTRLRFRNLIGGARDFLSKDGEISFDIRYLRGLEATSGMEFQQLLANFSYSAQAMEFKDLFFKSNETIVKNYLKFSYENVKSLSDFNNQVTISAVLDESVLDIKDLKYFTDKIPDFDDRIYLSGAINGKVSDLYSEELLIRFGERSALFGQFKIDGLPKIDSTFFQLSLVNSSVTSADLAPYLDEKSRKEISKFRDIHFDTDFNGYLTRFQAKGEFRTQIGTVAGKLNYLIDDNSPRYYGQLTVNNLDLGRIMEDRETFQRISLKGNLRGTGTTLETALLELDAKVSKVGINQYNYTGITTNATYGKDLFKGRLTIKDPNLKMSLDGILDLRNGKDSARLSAKLDTAFLQNLNITEKEFFVSGGVELDTKGTDVDEVEGIARFRDLLISHQGRNLSIDNFFFQSVFAEETRMISLNSDLLVASISGKFQAKEVYRDIQYLLDDYLAIITNTDIEKKTDKLEGLNEYNLDINMSLNDINPIVQLFAPSLYISKNTSVEGAFYQTAENTIFNFYSGIDTIQYDSKIFLENDLDFNTFKIRNSREVLAAFYINSKEQQLTQDVVFNNLSMEAIWDESSIDFNLGIDQLKTESYAQIQSEIQLSPSQTSIVFAPSDIKILENYWEFDEDNSIVISEGQIDFDNLKLSNDGQFLALNGRINENPEEILSFEINDVNLDFLNTFDTKQYQGTANGIFAFNSFSERAGSYGSITLDSLRINNFLIGNLEAATYFEDEKVNLNLTNYRDEQKTVEITGFLNTNDDQLALEGNFENTKLDILEPFLSDYLTEFGGTVSGNIEMTGTLNQPNVRGIGKLTGGGVKVNYLNTYYTVDGNINFTPNEISFKGLNITDIQGNTARMNGGIAHDGFKNFVLDISSDLNNFQVLNTSSRDNDLFYGTAYASGKLEIFGAASNLDITANATTRPNTKIYIPIGESEGQAQEEFINIINVRDTTREIQIEEIVEKLEIDNVRMNFVLDVTPDAYTEIQIDPRTGENIQGRGRGILNLNIDTQGNFSMTGDYEIVDAKYNFSLYNIINRQFEILPGGRISWYGDPYGGVMNIKATYEENVSLTSLQNTQTSNSEFDNSQLYRRYPVKVIMDLDGPLLSPDINFDFDFSEFPDGESQTTISAFKNRIANDEQEKNRQVFSLIMLRRFSPEGQFNSAGIGFSNLSQLVSSQLNALISQVDQNLEINIDLASLDNTALETFQLRVAYTFLDGRLRVTRDGSFTDPQGNADFSSIAGDWQAEYLITDDGRYRIRIYNRNNFNSFTSTLNITDRVNTYGVSVSQTLLFSSFKELFQNIGRSKKEKLLINDTDDFLRYDYQNNSTPAVPDPISPADSIKINIIDTKPKEENELASPNN from the coding sequence ATGCTTCGCGTAGCAGTATTTCTCCTTCTAATTATCATCTTGGCAGCCATTGCCCTGCAAATTCCTTCGATTCAAACCTCTGCCACCCAGTTTTTAGCAGAGCAGTTGAGCAAGAACACTGGATTTGAAACAAAAATTCAAAAAGTCAACATACGATGGTGGGATGCCATCAACCTGAAGGGGCTGACTGTACACGATCCAAAAGACAGCCTAATGGCAGATCTTCAGGATGTATATATTGACTTTTCACTCAGAGGGCTTTTGAACAGTAATGAACCCGGCTTGGATGAAATCCAACTCAAGGGAGGGCAACTCCGTTTTCTGACTCACCCCGATGAAGACCTACCCAATATTTCCTTGTTCATCAACCAAATCAATGGCTTTTTAGGCAAGCGCAAGAAACAAAAAACAACTAGCACCAGTCAATTCTCCATAGATCGGATGTCATTCGAAGGAACGTCATTGGATATTTTTGACCTACGAAAAACGCCTATAGTTGATGGCTTTGATTATACAAGACTCCGTTTCAGAAACTTGATAGGCGGAGCAAGGGATTTTCTTTCCAAGGACGGGGAAATCTCCTTTGATATCAGGTACCTAAGAGGTTTGGAAGCGACTTCTGGCATGGAATTCCAACAGCTACTGGCCAACTTTTCCTATTCCGCTCAAGCCATGGAATTCAAGGATTTGTTTTTCAAATCCAATGAAACCATCGTCAAAAACTATTTGAAATTCAGTTATGAAAACGTAAAGTCACTCAGCGATTTCAACAACCAAGTGACTATTTCTGCGGTATTGGATGAATCTGTACTGGACATTAAAGATCTTAAATATTTCACAGATAAAATCCCTGATTTTGACGACCGCATTTACCTCAGCGGAGCCATCAATGGAAAAGTCAGCGACCTGTACTCTGAAGAGCTTTTGATTAGATTTGGTGAAAGGAGTGCATTATTTGGCCAATTCAAAATTGATGGCCTTCCCAAAATAGACAGTACCTTCTTCCAACTTTCCTTGGTCAATTCCAGTGTCACAAGTGCGGATTTAGCTCCTTACTTGGATGAAAAGTCTCGCAAAGAAATCAGTAAATTCCGGGACATTCACTTCGACACTGATTTCAACGGCTACCTGACAAGGTTCCAAGCCAAGGGAGAATTCAGAACGCAAATAGGCACGGTAGCTGGAAAACTAAATTACCTGATTGATGACAATAGTCCGAGGTATTATGGTCAATTAACGGTCAACAACCTGGATTTAGGCCGAATCATGGAAGACCGTGAGACCTTCCAAAGAATCTCACTCAAAGGAAACCTTCGAGGAACAGGCACCACATTGGAAACTGCCTTATTGGAGTTGGACGCAAAAGTAAGCAAAGTAGGCATCAATCAGTACAATTACACAGGAATAACCACCAATGCCACCTATGGCAAAGACCTTTTTAAAGGAAGGCTGACCATTAAAGACCCCAATTTAAAAATGAGTCTTGATGGTATTTTAGACCTTAGAAATGGAAAAGATTCCGCAAGACTTTCGGCCAAACTCGACACTGCATTTCTGCAAAATCTTAATATAACTGAAAAAGAATTCTTTGTAAGTGGCGGAGTGGAGTTGGACACCAAGGGTACAGATGTGGATGAAGTAGAAGGAATCGCTCGCTTTAGAGACCTTTTGATTAGCCATCAGGGAAGAAACCTTTCTATTGACAATTTCTTCTTTCAATCAGTTTTTGCTGAAGAAACGAGGATGATTTCCCTTAATTCTGATTTGCTAGTGGCAAGTATCTCAGGAAAGTTTCAGGCCAAAGAAGTTTACAGGGACATTCAATACTTGCTTGATGACTACCTGGCCATAATAACCAACACGGATATCGAAAAAAAAACAGACAAATTGGAAGGGCTCAATGAATACAACTTGGACATTAACATGAGTCTAAATGATATCAATCCAATTGTACAACTATTTGCACCATCCCTTTACATTTCCAAAAACACCTCTGTAGAAGGAGCATTTTACCAAACTGCAGAGAACACTATTTTCAACTTCTATTCAGGGATAGACACTATTCAATATGACAGCAAAATATTTCTCGAAAATGACTTAGATTTTAACACTTTCAAAATCAGAAATTCAAGGGAAGTATTGGCTGCTTTTTACATCAACTCCAAGGAGCAACAGCTTACGCAAGATGTGGTCTTCAATAACCTCAGCATGGAAGCCATTTGGGATGAATCTTCGATTGATTTCAACCTAGGGATAGACCAGCTTAAGACTGAAAGTTATGCACAGATCCAAAGTGAGATTCAATTGTCTCCCTCTCAAACATCAATAGTTTTCGCTCCATCAGATATTAAAATACTGGAAAACTACTGGGAGTTTGATGAAGATAATTCAATTGTCATCTCAGAAGGGCAAATAGATTTTGATAATTTGAAGCTCTCCAATGATGGGCAGTTTCTGGCTTTAAATGGGCGAATCAATGAAAACCCTGAAGAAATCCTCAGTTTTGAGATCAATGATGTCAACTTGGATTTCCTCAACACTTTTGACACCAAGCAGTACCAAGGCACCGCCAATGGCATATTTGCTTTCAACAGTTTTTCAGAAAGAGCTGGCTCTTATGGCAGCATCACGCTGGACAGCTTGCGTATCAACAATTTCCTCATTGGAAACTTGGAAGCTGCCACCTATTTTGAAGACGAAAAAGTCAACCTGAACCTCACCAATTATAGGGATGAACAGAAAACCGTTGAAATTACTGGGTTTCTCAATACAAATGATGATCAGTTAGCCCTAGAAGGTAATTTCGAAAATACCAAACTGGACATTTTGGAACCTTTCCTTTCTGATTATTTAACTGAATTTGGAGGAACTGTTTCTGGAAACATCGAGATGACAGGCACCCTAAACCAACCCAACGTAAGAGGCATAGGAAAACTGACAGGTGGTGGGGTCAAGGTCAATTACCTAAACACCTACTATACCGTTGATGGAAACATCAATTTCACTCCGAATGAAATTAGTTTCAAAGGCCTAAATATTACTGATATCCAAGGAAATACAGCTAGAATGAATGGTGGTATTGCCCATGATGGCTTTAAAAACTTTGTATTAGATATCTCATCTGACTTGAATAATTTCCAAGTACTTAACACCTCTTCCCGTGACAATGATCTCTTTTACGGCACTGCCTATGCCAGTGGAAAACTGGAAATCTTTGGAGCAGCCAGCAACCTCGACATTACTGCAAACGCCACCACAAGACCTAATACCAAAATCTATATCCCAATAGGAGAATCTGAGGGGCAAGCCCAAGAAGAGTTCATCAACATTATCAATGTAAGAGATACCACCAGGGAAATCCAAATCGAAGAAATAGTAGAAAAACTGGAAATAGATAATGTCCGAATGAACTTTGTATTGGATGTCACGCCAGATGCTTACACTGAAATCCAAATTGATCCAAGAACAGGCGAAAATATCCAAGGGAGGGGAAGAGGAATTTTGAACCTCAATATTGATACACAAGGCAATTTCAGCATGACCGGTGATTATGAAATCGTGGATGCCAAATATAATTTCTCCCTTTACAATATCATCAACCGTCAATTTGAAATCTTACCGGGCGGAAGGATCTCATGGTACGGCGACCCTTACGGTGGCGTAATGAACATCAAAGCTACCTATGAAGAGAATGTTTCCCTGACCAGTTTGCAAAACACGCAAACTTCCAATTCAGAATTTGATAATTCCCAACTGTACAGAAGGTATCCTGTTAAAGTAATTATGGACTTGGACGGCCCGCTTCTTTCTCCTGATATCAACTTTGATTTTGACTTTTCAGAGTTTCCCGACGGTGAAAGCCAAACCACTATTTCCGCTTTCAAAAACCGAATTGCCAATGACGAGCAAGAAAAAAACAGGCAGGTTTTCTCTTTGATCATGCTAAGAAGATTCTCTCCGGAAGGTCAATTTAACAGCGCTGGAATTGGCTTCTCCAACCTGAGCCAATTGGTTTCTTCCCAGTTAAATGCCCTGATATCACAAGTTGACCAAAACCTCGAAATCAATATTGATCTTGCGTCTTTGGACAATACCGCTTTAGAAACTTTTCAGCTCAGGGTGGCTTACACATTCTTGGATGGAAGATTGAGGGTAACCCGTGACGGCAGCTTCACAGATCCACAAGGCAATGCGGACTTCAGCAGTATTGCGGGAGATTGGCAAGCTGAATACCTCATCACGGACGATGGCAGATACCGAATTAGAATTTACAATAGAAACAATTTCAACTCCTTCACTTCCACGTTAAATATTACGGACAGGGTAAATACCTACGGTGTTTCTGTATCCCAGACTTTGCTTTTTAGCTCCTTTAAGGAATTGTTCCAAAATATTGGAAGAAGTAAGAAAGAAAAATTACTGATTAATGACACAGATGATTTTTTGCGATACGATTACCAAAACAATTCTACACCTGCAGTGCCAGACCCTATCAGTCCTGCTGATTCAATAAAGATCAATATCATTGATACCAAGCCAAAAGAAGAAAATGAACTTGCTTCTCCAAACAATTGA